The region TAACGCTTTGACTCTAAACAAAAGATTTATTTATAGTTTACTCgattttttaatattagtttttataattattaattgccGCAATCTAAACAATTGATTTTTAAACTTCAAATCAGTCTAATTATATCCATAAACTATCGAGATTATATTAATTAGATCCTTTCATTACTAAAAccattaatttaattgttaaatgacAAATTAGatcttatgtgacataatttaaaataaaaaatatatttaaaaattttagttttgacattttcaaagtttttacaaaagttttattgttcacttttgttttttctttcctattttactttagttttagtttttatctttaAAAGTTATGAGAAAAAccgttttatttatttacatgtttcattttaaatttagctaCATAACATTTTATGTGTTATTTAACCGCTTTAATATCGAAAGGACTTAGTTGATATAACATCGATAGTTTAAGatataatttaaatgttttaaaatttgaggaCAAATTTAAAATGAGAATTATAATTTGAGGATGTCTAATGCAATTAACTTCAATTATACCATactaattcaatttgaaaaaaacaaaaactaaaattagAGCATTTTAACTTTATAGatgttaatatttataaaaacattttttttgttaaaataagaaCTGCTCTGCTATATAAAAACAACTATCCAGCCACCTAGTTGTGTTATAACTAccttactaaaaaaataattactttactaaaaattatcatatttatatgttaatttttttacatcattcatcaaattttaaaacttttttcttcagaaaaaaaaaacaaagccaAAAAGCCCCTGATTTGATTGTGTTTCTGCTATTGTTCTCATATTTGTgtttcaaaggtattttttttttacattttggtccttTGATTGCGTGCTGTTTGGTTGGTGAGAAAATGTGTAAGAAAAAAATAGTAACTTTGAAGTGTTTTTTTATTGTTGGGTAGTTAGTCTTAAAAATACATATTGGTACCATGTTTGGACATTGGCTGAACCGTATTtgtcttgtttttatttatttgttttctatgtttttagtTTTATAACTAATATTCTATTATAGATTTATGAAGTTTATAGGGTTTTAGGGAGTCACTTTTCTGCAATTCTCCCCTTTTTTATGTCAATTGTAGGCTCTGCATTTTTATTgttagaaatttataaaattttcttctcaGAATCGAAGAGAAATTTAATTACCATGTGCAGTGTTGCAATGGGGAAATCAACTCAAACCGGTGGGGCCACACAAAATTTTTCCGATTTGCTGGAGTTATCGGCTTCGAATGATTTGATCAGTTTTAGGATTGCTATCGAGGAAGAGGGTCATGACATTGATGAGCCTAGCTTGTGGTACGGAAGAAGGATAGGTACGAAGAAGATGGGGTTTGAGGAACGAACGCCTCTTCTGATTGCTTCGATTTTCGGCTGCAAGGATGTGGTGAATTATATCATCAAAAGCGGCCAAGTCGATGTCAATAGGGCTTGTGGTTCCGATGGAGCCAGGGCTCTCCATTGTGCTGCTGCCGGTGGTTCCTCTGGTTCACCTGAAATTGTCAAAATCCTGCTCGATGCTTGTGCTGATATTAATTCTGTTGATGCTAACGGAAACAGGCCTGGTGATTTGATTGCTCCGGCTAGTTGCAACTCAGATTGCAGCTCGAGGAAGAAGTTGTTGGAGGCTTTGTTGAAAAGTAATGTCGATGGAAGAGAGGGTTTCCCCTTCCGAGTAGGAAACGAGATGGATGTGTCGGAGGTGCAAATAAATTCGATCCACCGAGTTTGGAAAGATGGAAATGAGAAGAAAGAGTATCCCTATGATCTCACTCTTCCTGACATTAAGAACGGGATGTATGGGACAGATGAGTTTAGGATGTACACTTTCAAGATCCAACCTTGCTCGAGGGCTTATTCTCATGATTGGACCGAGTGCCCTTTCGTTCATCCTGGGGAGAATGCAAGGAGGCGCGATCCTAGGAAATATGCTTACAGCTGCGTCCCTTGCCCTGAATACCGTAAGGGATCTTGCAAGCAAGGTGATAGTTGTGAGTATGCACATGGTATTTTCGAGTCTTGGCTTCACCCTGCCCAATATCGAACTCGTCTATGCAAAGATGAGACTAACTGCAACAGGAGGGTTTGTTTCTTTGCACACAAGCCGGAAGAACTTCGTCCTTTGTATGCTTCAACAGGTTCAGCATTGCCTTCACCTAGATCATACTCAGGTTCCGGGCTCGAATTTGGTTCAATGAGCCCGCTTGCTCCAGCTTCTCCATCTGTTATAAAACCTTCAACATCAACACCACCCTTGACTCCTACCGGGACTAATTCTATAGGCGGATCGATGTGGCCGAACCAGTCTAGCATCGTACCTCCTACGTTGCAGCTTCCTTTTAGTAGGTTGAAAGCTGCACGTACTGCTCGGGGTAAGGATTTAAACATGGATAAACTCAATTTGGAAACTCACCGTCGCTTTCAGCAACAACAGCAACAATTGGAACAATCCCCGACCAGTTGGAACCATCCCTTATCCGGGGAATTAAACAGGTTTGGAGGGGTGAAGTCGACTAGCCTTGACGATATTTTCGGATCTCTAGATAGTACTAAGCCTCAGTTACAAGGACTTCCGCTCGAGGCTGCTTCACCTCAGCTACAGTCACCAACGGGAGTTCCGAAGTGGCAGAATCTTAACCAGCAGCTCCGTGCTAGCTACCCAACGAACCTAGCATCCTCTCCCATAATGATGTCTCCAACCTTCGGGGTTGAAACATCCGGGCCAACTGCAGCATCAAGTTTAAGTTCAAAACGGAGCCCAAGCGTCATCGAGCGTCCTGCTGGAAATCGTAATTCAGGGTTTTCTACGCCAGCATCACCAGTTGGTGCAATGCCTCCCAACCTTTCGGATTGGGGTTCCGTCGATGGCAAACTAGACTGGGGTATACAAGGAGAAGAGCTAAAGAAACTAAGAAAATCTGCATCTCTTGTGTTCCTAAACAACGGCAGCAATTTGTCGAATACAGCACGCTCACTGTCATCAACTAGCGAAGAACCAGAAGCGTCTCGGGTCCAGCCTGACATGAACGGCGGCACCCATTCCGCTGGTCAGGTTAGACCTGAGGACCAGAAGCAGCAGAAATGTCGTAACACTGGGAATTCTGATATGCTCATTGCCTGGATGGAACAATTATACAAGGACCAAGACCAAATATTGAACTAAAACCGAAAACTAGCCCCTCCCTCCATTACCtcctaagtttaatttttttatttatttcttggatggaaaatggaagcaaatttagtatttatttatttatttttgtttcgacTTGTATTTAACACACTTGTATTTATCATCACCTTACACTTGtctttatctattttattttataatataataataacaactaataaatatcttttgcttattatttaagaaaatatacaaatatattacaagtgtattttcatgtattttacacatttttattatcaataccatacatttgtcactattttaatataaaaccataataatatttatatatatataatacataatcaAAAAAATCTTCCCATTTGCCGCCTCACCTAATCAAATAGGCATAATTTCCTATTTAatcccctttattttattttaatctataattaaacttttacccctaattcaatttagtcatttttactattttctctaAGTT is a window of Gossypium hirsutum isolate 1008001.06 chromosome D08, Gossypium_hirsutum_v2.1, whole genome shotgun sequence DNA encoding:
- the LOC107932436 gene encoding zinc finger CCCH domain-containing protein 66 isoform X1, which encodes MLIFLHHSSNFKTFFFRKKKQSQKAPDLIVFLLLFSYLCFKESKRNLITMCSVAMGKSTQTGGATQNFSDLLELSASNDLISFRIAIEEEGHDIDEPSLWYGRRIGTKKMGFEERTPLLIASIFGCKDVVNYIIKSGQVDVNRACGSDGARALHCAAAGGSSGSPEIVKILLDACADINSVDANGNRPGDLIAPASCNSDCSSRKKLLEALLKSNVDGREGFPFRVGNEMDVSEVQINSIHRVWKDGNEKKEYPYDLTLPDIKNGMYGTDEFRMYTFKIQPCSRAYSHDWTECPFVHPGENARRRDPRKYAYSCVPCPEYRKGSCKQGDSCEYAHGIFESWLHPAQYRTRLCKDETNCNRRVCFFAHKPEELRPLYASTGSALPSPRSYSGSGLEFGSMSPLAPASPSVIKPSTSTPPLTPTGTNSIGGSMWPNQSSIVPPTLQLPFSRLKAARTARGKDLNMDKLNLETHRRFQQQQQQLEQSPTSWNHPLSGELNRFGGVKSTSLDDIFGSLDSTKPQLQGLPLEAASPQLQSPTGVPKWQNLNQQLRASYPTNLASSPIMMSPTFGVETSGPTAASSLSSKRSPSVIERPAGNRNSGFSTPASPVGAMPPNLSDWGSVDGKLDWGIQGEELKKLRKSASLVFLNNGSNLSNTARSLSSTSEEPEASRVQPDMNGGTHSAGQVRPEDQKQQKCRNTGNSDMLIAWMEQLYKDQDQILN
- the LOC107932436 gene encoding zinc finger CCCH domain-containing protein 66 isoform X2, with amino-acid sequence MGKSTQTGGATQNFSDLLELSASNDLISFRIAIEEEGHDIDEPSLWYGRRIGTKKMGFEERTPLLIASIFGCKDVVNYIIKSGQVDVNRACGSDGARALHCAAAGGSSGSPEIVKILLDACADINSVDANGNRPGDLIAPASCNSDCSSRKKLLEALLKSNVDGREGFPFRVGNEMDVSEVQINSIHRVWKDGNEKKEYPYDLTLPDIKNGMYGTDEFRMYTFKIQPCSRAYSHDWTECPFVHPGENARRRDPRKYAYSCVPCPEYRKGSCKQGDSCEYAHGIFESWLHPAQYRTRLCKDETNCNRRVCFFAHKPEELRPLYASTGSALPSPRSYSGSGLEFGSMSPLAPASPSVIKPSTSTPPLTPTGTNSIGGSMWPNQSSIVPPTLQLPFSRLKAARTARGKDLNMDKLNLETHRRFQQQQQQLEQSPTSWNHPLSGELNRFGGVKSTSLDDIFGSLDSTKPQLQGLPLEAASPQLQSPTGVPKWQNLNQQLRASYPTNLASSPIMMSPTFGVETSGPTAASSLSSKRSPSVIERPAGNRNSGFSTPASPVGAMPPNLSDWGSVDGKLDWGIQGEELKKLRKSASLVFLNNGSNLSNTARSLSSTSEEPEASRVQPDMNGGTHSAGQVRPEDQKQQKCRNTGNSDMLIAWMEQLYKDQDQILN